The genomic stretch AGGCCCTGCAGGGCCGATGGTGCTGGGGCATAGCCCTGGGAGAGTAAGGTCGCTGCGTGCCCTCTGGGGTATTGCCGAAATAAATTTTAGCCCCTGGGTATTCCCAGGGGTTTTATTTTTTACATTGTTTAATTTACTAAACAATTGCAATTGTACAAAAATATATATATAATTAAATATATTGCTATTATATGTCAAAAATTAACAAAATAATTGCCAAGTGACTGAACAACTCAGCGGCGGATATCAATTAAGGCGTCTTGGTGTTTGTTAAAGCGCCTTTTTGTTATTTAGGGAATTGAGCCTTTTACGACTGTTATCACTCTATTAAGGGGGAGATGTTTATGGCCGAAGGGAGAAGGTTATCACTAAAGCTTAAGCAGGGTCTAACTGTGATTCTTATTATGAGTTTGTTTACATTGGCAATGGTTGTTATTCAGTACATTTCGTCTACAGAAATAGCGAAACAATCAGGTACTGAAAAAGCACGGGGAGATTTGGCAACCGGGGAAGCATTAATTGATGCCTGGTATCCTGGGCCATGGCGTGTGGAAGGCGATAGTCTTTATAAAGGGGATGTACTAATAAATAATAACTTTGAAATAGTAGATAAAATTGGCGAGATGACAGGGAACACCGCAACTATTTTTCTCGGTGACACTAGGATTACCACAAATGTTCTTGATCAGGACGGTAACAGGGCTGTGGGCACACAGGTATCCGAACAGGTGGCAAAAGAAGTATTAGAAGCGGGACGTAACTACTATGGCACCGCAGATGTGGTTGGCCATATATATCAAACTGCCTACACTCCAATAAGGGATGCCAATGGCGAAATAATAGGTATTTGGTATGTGGGTGCCCCGCAGCAAACTATTGAGGAAATGAAAGGCAGGGCAACTTTTTTCACAGCAACGGCAGGTATTATTGCCCTGATTCTTGGAGCATGTATGTTGGTATACATGGCAAATAGGTTTGTGGTGAATCCTTTATACTCGGTGGCGGTAGGCGTTAAAGGTTATGGCGAAGGGGATTTTACCACTAAAATAGAGGTTAAAAGCAATGACGAAATAGGTGATATAGCAACTAGCTTGAACAAGATGACAGAACAACTGTCTGTATTGATGAAAGATGTGGTAGATAATGCCCAATTGATAGCTGCCCATAGCCAACAACTGGCTGCATCCAATGAAGAAATAAGTGCAACCATGGAAGAGGTGGCCAGCATAACCAGTGAAGTATCTGCCACAGCAGCAAAAGAGTTTGAAAATGCTACGATTACAGCCAGTGAAGCGGAAAGTGTAGGTCAGTTAGCCCAGCAAGGCAATGCAATAACTCAGCAAACGGTAGAGAAGATTAACTCCATAGCAAACTTATCCCAACAGGCAGCCAGGGCTGTTAATAACTTAGGGAAGTTTTCTGCGGAAATTGGTAATATCACCAATGTTATAAATGATATTGCAGAGCAAACTAATCTACTGGCCCTAAATGCGGCTATTGAGGCAGCCAGAGCCGGTGAAACAGGCAGAGGTTTTGCTGTGGTAGCAGAGGAAGTTAGAAAGCTGGCTGAGCAGTCTGCCAGTGCCACAGAAGATATTAATCAGCTCATTAAACAAGTTCAATTGGCTGTGGAGGACACAAGCCTAGCTATGCAATCTAGTGAAGAGGAAGTAAAAGAAGGTGTGCAGCTAGTATCTGAAGCCGGAAAATCCTTAGAGCAAATAAATCTATCTGTGCATAAGATGGTGGAATCAATTAATGAAATTGTAATGGGCTCTAAACAATCCAGTGAAGGCATGGAGCAGGTGGCGTCCAGCACCGAACAGGTAACGGCCTCTGTGCAGCAGATGACTTCAGCATCTCAGGAACTGGCTGAGATAGCCGGCAAACTACAGGTGGGAATTAATAAATTTAAGATGGATTAAATTAAATAGGATAAGATAAAAGGTGGACCTAGCTGATTCGTCCACCTTTCTTTATAGCACTTCACTTTTATCTTTCATAGCTTGCCCTTGACCGGGTATTACAACACCGACCATGCAAATAAAATTTTTGAATAGCAAGGAATAAAGAAGCTAATAAAGAATAAAAAACAGTGGTTGAAAAAATGCAGAATATATTAGGAGGACAAGATGGGATTCTTAAAAAGACTAGGTATAGTGGCAGTGTTGGTGGCAGTGGCGGCTTTAGCTTTTTATGGTTACAACTCATTGTTACCGAAAACATCAGGAGAAGAAACCTTTATAGAGGTAGTGGTTTCCCGGGGCACCGGGGATGAGAAGGAAATATTATATCAGCAAAAAATACCTGTTACCAAAGGGCAAACTGTTTTATCGGCAATGAAGGATAATTTTGAACTGGAACTGGATTATAATGAGTCTTTTGTGGTCGGGATAAATGGGATTTTGGCCAGTGAAGATGATCAAACAGCTTGGTTTTATTCTGTGAACGATAAAATGCCACATGTGGGGGCAGCAAGCTACAAGCTTGAAGGAGGAGAAAGGGTTGAGTTCAATCTCCGCCCGTGGGACGATGAAACTAACAGCTAAAAGCATAGCGCTGATAGCTATGCTTTCTTCTTTGAGTGTGGTAGGCAGAGTGCTCTTTGCCGGTATTCCTAATGTACAGCCTTCATCCGTTATTATTATTATCACGGGTTTTGTGCTTGGCTCCGTACCTGGAATATTGGTTGGCACATTAAGTGCTGTTTTAAGCAATTTTTTTTTGGGTCACGGGCCTTGGACAATAGGTCAAGTTTTTGCCTGGAGTGTTATAGGCTTGCTTAGCGGTCTGTTAGGCAAGTACAGAGACTGCATACCTTTAATTTTTCAGGTGCTATATGTTGGATTTTGTGGTTTTTTATTTGGTTTTATCATGTCTCTGTGCTGGGCGGTTATGGTGGGCACCTTTTGGCCAATGTATTTAGCCGGCTTACCCTTTGATGCTGCCCATGCAGTCTCTAATATGCTCTTTTATTTTTTAGCAGGGCCTACCCTTATCAAACTGCTAGAGGAGAGGGTATATATGGTAAAAAAATAGGCTACAAAAAACACCCTCATTGCTTGCATTTATCGGTTGTGATAATTATAATATTATGTAAACAAACAAATAAAGCAATACCTGCTTTGTTAGTTGCCTTAAGTAGTTTTTAACCCACATTGTAATTACGGGAGCCTGCGTTCGCTATGCTATGTCAAGCCATCGCGTGTAATGGAAGACAAAAAGTAGTGACAGGGCACCCACCTGCGAGAGCGGGTTTTAAAAAACATTAAGGTGACGGCACGGCGGGTAACAAGAAAAAAATCAATAATTGCCTTATGACAACCCCTGACACCAATCATTTATCTATGATTGGTGTCATTTTTATTATTAATTCTTGGTAACAGTGGCCAAAGATGGTTATAATATTTTTAAGTCAATGTTAAGGGGTGCTTGCCAATGATTGATTTACGAAGTGATACCGTTACCCAACCAACCATTGAAATGAGAGAAGCTATGGCCAATGCAGAAGTGGGCGACGATGTTTTCGGAGAGGATTCCACCATAAATAAACTTGAAGAGCAAGTGGCACATCTAGTGGGAAAAGAATCGGCTTTGTTTTTACCTACAGGCACTATGGCTAACCAGGTGGCCATTTTAACCCACACTCAACGGGGCGATGAAGTGATATTGGATGCAGAATCTCATATTGTATACTACGAGGTCGGTGCCCCTGCTATGCTGGCAGGGGTGCAACTGCTGCCTGTTCAGGGGCTGTTGGGTCGAGATGCGGTGCAAAAATTGCGTCAGGCCTACCGTCCACCGGATATTCACTTACCCACCAGCCGCCTGCTGTGTTTAGAAAATACATTTAATCGTGGTGGGGGTACGGTTATGACCCCCGAAGAAATGAAATTGGTTTTTGAGCAGGCAAAAGAATTTGGATTATCGGTGCATCTTGACGGGGCCCGCATATTTAATGCTGCTGTAGCTGCCCGGTGTGATGTTAAGGAGTTTACCCAGTACTGTGATTCTGTGATGTTTTCCCTGTCTAAGGGCTTATGTGCCCCGGTGGGTTCAATGCTGGCAGGAAACACTGACTTTATTGCCAGGGCACGCAAGTACCGCAAGGCTTTGGGCGGGGGAATGCGCCAGGCAGGTATTTTAGCCGCCGCAGGACTGGTGGCCTTAAAGATGACAGAACGACTGGCCGAAGACCACGCAAACGCCATGGCTTTAGCAGAAGGTTTGGCTGAAATTAAAGGTCTACGGGTGGAACTGCATCGGGTGCAGACTAATATAGTTTTGGCAGATATTACCGCCATTGATACCGATGCACAATCCTTTGTGGAAGAAATGCATAAGCGTGGGGTAAAGTGCGTTGCCTTTGGGCCCCATTTAGTTCGTTTTGTAACCCATAAAGATGTTTCCCGCAGTGATATAAATCAGGCCATAAAGGTAGCCAATATTGTAATTGGCAGTTTCTAATTTTAGGTCTATTGTCCCATGTTTAAGGCCTTAAAAGTTATTGCATTTATTTACCAATAAGTATAAAATATTAGTTAGTAATGTCGATTAATATAGAGATAGATAATAATTTGCGGGGGAAAGGAGGACAAGCTGTTGGGTAAAATAACAGACAAAATTTTAAACATACTGGGGTTTGAAGTGGTTGAAGAAGAAGAGCCCCGCCTTGAGCGTGATAAAGAATTTTTACCTAAAAATGAAGAAAAAAATGAAACAAGTTGGTACAGCAAGATGACAGCAAGGCGCCAAGAACGTAGGGAGGAGCGCCTAACAGAAATCAATACCTTGCCTGTGCCGGCATCGTACAATGTAAAGATGATTGTCAGCTGCCCCAGTTCCTTTGAAAACTCTAATAAGGTGGCCGATCACCTAAAGAATAACCACTGTGTGGTGGTTGATTTTAACGAATTAAGCGTTGAACATGCCCGTCGGTCCCTAGACTATTTAAGTGGTGTAGTCTTTGCCATTGGTGGCAAGGCCAGCAGGGTAGGTTCCGGGATTTTCTTGTTCGTTCCTGCCAATGTATCTATCGAGGGTGCGGTACAGTATATGCTTACCGAGAATGATGCGGTGGAAAGCGATAGTACAGCCGACCACAGTCTGACAAAGGAAGAAAGAAAATCTCTTTTCAAAACAATCAGTGCTTAAAACCGAGGCTAAAGCCTCGGTTTTTTAATACCTATCAGGGGTGGCAGTTAATCTTAGTAGTCCTGCCAACCAGGTTATGGCAATAAAGACCATAAGGTTGGTAAAATAGCTGGCCCACATGCTCCAGTAGGGATATGTAATTAAGTTCCTTTGTACTAACAGATATTCAAGTCCCAGGAATAGTGTGGACAAAGCAACGATATGGGCCACCTTAAGCCAGCGGTGCGCCGGCATGAACTGCACAAATAGTGTGCCCATTGTAAACACCACTCCGAAGGTAAATAGAGCTGATGCTCCCCCCAATTGAAACATGCTGTCCACTTGATAAAGTCCCATGGCGCTGGCTCCGGTATCTACCACCAGTTGCAGAATTATTGCTGCTAGGCCCCCTAAAGCGGTATGTTTTAAACGCTCCTTATCTATAAAAATAAAGAAAATAACCCAACTGATTATAAAGGTCGCTATCCATTCCATAAACTAAGTCCCCTTATCATCCTCACCCAAAATGGATGTAATTAAACTTGTCATTATCCTGATACCGCTATAATTACCGGCTGAGGCCAGATTTCTCAATCCCGGTATATTCATCATTTTAACCAATAGATCCAGCCCTTTATTGTCTAAACGGTCAAGTTTTTTCTTTAAATGGGTGATTTTTTTATTGTTATCTACCAACCACTTTATTTTCTTATCGTAACTTTCTCCTTGAACAATGCAGCGAGCGGCCTCTATTCCACTTATTATTGATGCAAAGATACCTTGACCCCAAAAGGGGGCCATAAAACCCCCGGCATTGCCCACCAGCAATGTATTCTTTACTTGATGTTGCTGAACATAACCTGTTTGAAACTCCATCTCAAAGTATCCTGTGGCAGTTAACTTATATGGTAATTTATTAATAAAGGTATTCCAATAATCATGTATTTCCTGTCTGCTTAGTCCGTTTACCGTTAATATTATGCTGGCCGATTTTTCATTGAAGGGTGTAAGGTACGCAAATCCTTCCCGGGCAAATTCCCGATCCACCCAAATATCCACCCTCTTGGCATCGAACCGGCCCACTAAAAAACCGCCGCGCAGCCAACCTGCAAAGGTTGGCTGCCAAATATTCATTAAAATGGGCACACTTACCGACCCGTCTGCCAACACCACCCACTGGTATTGCTCCTTAATCTTAAAATAATCCACATGCTGCTTAAATTTAATGGGGGTTTTTAATTTCCTTGCCAATTGTTGATGTAGGCTGTCACTGTCTTGGCCCATTTTTATAAGATGCCCTAAACTTCCTAAGTTACATGACCTTACATGTGTATTATTGGGGCTGTGAAAGGCAATTTTTTTAATGGAACCAAGGGGGTTAATTTTAATATTATACTTCTCATTTAAGTACCTAAGTTGATTATTCACCGGCACTATTCCAATATTCGGCAGGGCGGCTGAATAGGGTGATAAATCCCCCACCTGATAGCGTTGTTCATAAATATCCGGTCTTATACCTAATTTTTCAAATTCTAAAGCACATGCCAGTCCTGCAACACCGGCTCCAATTATTGCAACCCTCAAGCAAACACCACCTATATTAGGATTTGTAGTGTAATTTAGCCAAGTTGTTAATATTTATCCGCTTTATTAAGCTTATAAAATGGCAGTTGCCCACAAACAATAGTGGCAGGGTGATGCTGTATGAGAAGATTAACGCAAAAAGAAATAATGAATTATGCCTTTAAGAATGCAGTGGAGCGGGAAGAAAGGTTTACCGCCAAATATTTTTACTGGTCCAAAATGGTAAAGGGTAAAGACTTAACTGCAATGTTCGGGGATTTTGCGGTGGCCAGTCGTTCCCATGTGGCCAAGTTAAAGCAAGAGATGAATCAACATAATATTAAGTAGGAGGTATCATCATTGGATACCCTGGATTTACTTTATGATGCGCTACAAACTAAAATGGACAATCAAAAATATTATAACGAACAGGCTATTTTAATTACCAACCCGATGGTAAAGCAGCTTTTTATTAATTTGCGGGACGAAGAAATGCAGCATATAGAAATGCTGCAGAAAAAAATTAATTCTATAGAGGGTAAACCCTTTCCCATTAATAAAATTATACCTAAAATACAGATTTAACAACCCGATAAACGGTTGTCCAACCATGAGATCAACAGAAACCATGCAACTACTAGAAGGCCCAGTACTGCAGATAAAGCAAAAAAGGTGTATAAACTTATATTCTTCACCTCCTGTAAAAAGTATTTACCACAGCAAACAATAGTTATACACAATGGAGCTGATTTCTGATGAAAGTTGCAATAATTGGCGCCGGTATTTCGGGTTTATCCTGTGCCCATGAATTAGAGCGTCACGGTATAACACCTGATATATTTGAAGAAAGAAGCCAACCGGGGGAACTATTTCCCCATGTATCGGCTATGATGGAGCTGTTTATTCGACCCAAAGGCGATCCTATAGCTTACTTAAATAAAGATTTTCATATAAAATTAAAACCGAAGCAAAAACTAATGAAGGTTCATATGAAATTTTCCGGGGTACAAAGAAATATAACTGGAAGTTTAGGGTATTTTTTTACAAGAGGTCAGCTCGAAGACAGTGTTGAAAACCAATTATGTGGTATGATAAAGGCTAAAATAAATTACAACGTTAAAGTCAACTTTGAAGAATTAAAGGATGTCTATGATTATGTGGTGGTATGCACCGGCAGTGCCCAAGAGGCAAAAACCCTTGGACTGTGGGACAGCGTCTTCTATTCTATTCTGCGCGGTGCAGTAATACTCGGTGAATTTGACCCGCAGCAACTATTGATGTGGTTTAATAAAAAGTACAATGACACCGGTTATGCTTATTTAACACCCTTTGGGGAAGACATGGCGTCAATAGTTTTAATAGTACGTAACATTGGGCCGGAAGAAATTGATGACTACTGGCACTTATTTTGGCAAAATGAGAAATTTAAATATAAGGTGATAGAAAGCTTTACCCTGGAGCACGAGGCGGGTTTTGTGAATCCCTATCAAGTTGGAAATGTGTTGCTGGCAGGCAATGCAGGGGGCCTGTTGGAACCCTTTTTGGGTTTTGGTCAAATATTTGCAATTCGATCAGGCGTTTATGCTGCCCAGGCAATTGCTAAACAAGATGATTACGATAAATTATTGTCTCCCATATTGGGCGATTTAAATAGGTCAGTTACCCTAAGAGAACATCTAAATATTGCCAGCAATAGAATAATGAACTATACTATTTGGGGACTGACCTTGCCGGGTATTAAAAATCTTGTTTACAATAGTAATATTGATGTATTAAAATATGGGGTTGGGCCATTGTTGAAAGCGTTAGATAAAATAACTGGGGAGAAAATTTCCCGGCAATAAAGGATTATAAGGATAAGGTGATGATGTATCTATGAATTACGAACAATTTGCCAACGGTATACCGATACCGGTTTTTATGGTGGGAAAAAACGGTGACTTTTTATTTGTAAACAACAGTATGATAGAAATGTATGGTTACAACCTAAAGGAATTCACCACCGGGGCAGTGGATCTGTTGTTTTCTAATAAAGGTGAAGCAGAGAAGTTTTATGATTTGATCAAAGTATCTCTTAAAACAGGTCAAAGCGGGCAGTATTTTGGGCAAAACCAAAAGAAGAACGGTGAAACCGTTGATGTTGATATAAGCTGGTCTGTGGTGACCTTGGAAACACAAAAATATGTAGTTGGTTGTGTCCTCAACGCTGATTTACAAAAAGGTGCTCAACCCGATGCACAAAACAGACTTAGGGAATCATTAATGGAGATAGAAGAACGAAAAGAAATAGAAGAAGAGCTGCGAAATATACACATCAGATTAAGAAAAGCCACCGCTCGTTTGCAAGGGTTATCCAGTATAGATCATGTCACCGGTTTGTACAACCGGGTTTATTTATTATCATTGCTTGATGAAGAGACCAAGCGTGTTGTGGAAATAAAGGGAAAAATCTCTTTAATATTGATTGCCATTGATTATTATGAACAGTATGTAGAGAAATTTGGCATAGCAATAACGGATCAGTTAACACAGTATGTGGCCCAAACTATACAAGAAAACCTAAGTTCAAGGGATCTGGCCGGCCGTTATACCGATGGCAGCTTTATGGTGGTGCTGCCGGATAGGGACTTAGCAGCGGCTGAAAACTTTGTAAAAGAAGTCCAGAATTCGGTACAAAACATTAAATCAACCACGGATAATCAAAGTATACATATTACCGTCAGTGCCGGATTAACGGGAAATAATTTTAGGGTTAATAAGTTAAAACCGGATTTTGCCCAACGATGGATGTTACAACTGGTGCAATCGGCCTTGAATAAAGCACAAAAGTCTGGCAGAAATGAAATGGTTGTAGAATTGGCTTAAGTAATAAAAAACAGGAGACAAAAAGGCTTTCGCCGGCTTTCAAAAAGGCGTTAGCCTTTTTTTAACCCTTATCATTGGTTTTCAAATTGTTTTTGCCAGGTAATATCCACCTAAAAATATAGTACCTATCAAAATGAAATGCTTAATTGCCCACAATAACATACCGTAACGAAAAGACTCTGTGCTGATTGGCTTGCGTAGATGCTGGGGAATAATTAAACCGCCAATCCACTCAAAAACCAGCAGGTAGATCCACCACCAGGTGTATGAATGCCAAAAGTCCCACTTTAATTCATAGTGTATTAAGTCGGTATAGTTTAGCAATATTGTCTCTCCTAACATACCTAGATGAATGATTGGCCAATAAAAAGCAATCTTATATCTCCACGTTTTGGGACTGTACCGCACCCCAAGCAAGACCAGCAATGGAAAAGCGGTTGCTATTTCTAAAAAGGGCATTGATGAGACAGTGGGGAAGAGCCGATAAGGAAATGAGTAAAGGTTTAACTTAACAAAAAGATAACATAACAGTAGGCCTGTAATTGCACTTAGCAAGTACAAAAGACCGTAACGTCTCCAGTGCAGCCTTAATACTAAAACAATCCCCACTGTGCTAAGGATTAGAGATGTTACTAAAATATAGGTTTCATTATTCCACTGAAAATTTATAGCCCTCACCTCCTATGGTTACATGCATACTTTTTCTGCAAGTAACTTTTTTGCTGTTCGTTGAATAACTTGTTGTGCTGTACAGCATCATTGTAAGAATCCCACATGGCGTAAAAATAAATAGATGGAAAAAACATCAGCCACTGGTAATCTACAATTTCCTTTGCCCGTGCAAAGTTTCCGGTAAAGGTGGCTACAATTGCATTGTTCATATTTGAAAAATAAATAATAACTATCGTCCACACTAACAATATCGAGGCTTTTAATAATCTCATATTATACAGATGGCCAAAGCCCGCCAGTAACATTGACCAAACCAATGCAACCCATGGTCTTTTCTTGTCAACAAAATTAATCCCTAGGGTGTTAAAAAATAAAAAATTGTAATGATGCTTGCTTTGTTTTCGCTCTAACTGTGTAATTATATTTACTTCCACTGACAATCTATAACTGTCGAAGATTGCAAAACAAAATACTACACCGTAAAAGAGTACCCAGCCAATATCAAGTACCTCAACGGATTTTTTAATATTACCGGTGAATGTATATAAAATGGCTAAGTTTAAGTGGGACATAAGGTTAATTATTATTTCCCAACTCATTATAAGCAAACCTCGCAAATAGGCTCCGTTGCAAAGGTGACCTAGTCCTGGCAGCGCAGCAGACCACCACATTGTTATCCATGGTGCCTTTTTGTTTAAAATTGATATGTCATGGGCAGATAAAGCCATCCTTTTAATTCGCATGTTGTTTTTATCATACAAAATCACGTCACCCACCCAGCATAGTATAGGTGTAGAGTTTTGCGGATATTATACTTATACTACCTAAAAGTGGAGGTTTTTATGTTTTCCATTTATGGTTTGTTTGCACCTAGTCTCTCACTTGAATTGGGAATTAATAAGCTTAAAGAGCAGGGGTTTATGGATGAGAAACTGACTGTGGTGGTGCTGGATGCAAACTATCATGGTAGGCAAAAATTATTTGACAGCATCAATTTCACCGATGGCAAAAGTCTAATGGATGGGGTGGCCATGGGTGCCGCCATTGGCATGCTCTTTGGGGTGATTTATGGTTCTGTGGTTTTTATTGGCCCCATTGCCCTTGGGTTGATAGGATTTGCTATCGGTGGTACTGTAGGTTATTTATTAGACAGGAGCATCAACAAAAAACCTAAGGAAGGCAAGGCTCCCTCAGGTGAGGTAATAGTTATAGTCCGCTGCATAAACGAGGAAGAAGCTTATAAGGCAGAAAAAATTATGCGGGCTCATCAGGTAGCCGCGCTGGGTAGAAGAATCGGATGAATTGATTATATTGTCATACTTTGCTGCTATTTCATCTGCGGTTAACCGTATCAGCCAACTGTTTACCCCTGCCTCGAACCAAAGAGGTGAGTACGCCCAAGACTGCCAATATTGAGCCGGTTAAAAATACGTCATGCATTGCTCCGGTGAAAGCCAGCGTTTCGGCAATATGGCCGGCCGTTTCTGCTGTCATTAAATCGCTATAGTATACCTGCAGGCGGGTGGTGAAAATAGCCCCGGCCAGCGCTACCCCCAGCACCATGCCAATATTGCGCATGCTAGCCAGTGTGCCAGAGGCAATACCCAGTCTTTGCCGCGGTACGCTGCCCATTATGGCACTGCTGTTGGGAGATTGGAACAAACCACTGCCCAGTCCCAGTATTGCAAGATAAAATACGATTTGTAAATAAGGGGTGTCTGCTTGCACTGTGCTCAGCAAAAGCAGAGCAAGGGATACAATAAATAATCCAAGTGAAGACAGTGATCTTGAGCCGATGCGGTCAGATAAGGTGCCGGACATGGG from Desulfofalx alkaliphila DSM 12257 encodes the following:
- a CDS encoding ECF transporter S component; its protein translation is MSSISARGTMKLTAKSIALIAMLSSLSVVGRVLFAGIPNVQPSSVIIIITGFVLGSVPGILVGTLSAVLSNFFLGHGPWTIGQVFAWSVIGLLSGLLGKYRDCIPLIFQVLYVGFCGFLFGFIMSLCWAVMVGTFWPMYLAGLPFDAAHAVSNMLFYFLAGPTLIKLLEERVYMVKK
- a CDS encoding cell division protein SepF, with amino-acid sequence MGKITDKILNILGFEVVEEEEPRLERDKEFLPKNEEKNETSWYSKMTARRQERREERLTEINTLPVPASYNVKMIVSCPSSFENSNKVADHLKNNHCVVVDFNELSVEHARRSLDYLSGVVFAIGGKASRVGSGIFLFVPANVSIEGAVQYMLTENDAVESDSTADHSLTKEERKSLFKTISA
- a CDS encoding methyl-accepting chemotaxis protein, yielding MAEGRRLSLKLKQGLTVILIMSLFTLAMVVIQYISSTEIAKQSGTEKARGDLATGEALIDAWYPGPWRVEGDSLYKGDVLINNNFEIVDKIGEMTGNTATIFLGDTRITTNVLDQDGNRAVGTQVSEQVAKEVLEAGRNYYGTADVVGHIYQTAYTPIRDANGEIIGIWYVGAPQQTIEEMKGRATFFTATAGIIALILGACMLVYMANRFVVNPLYSVAVGVKGYGEGDFTTKIEVKSNDEIGDIATSLNKMTEQLSVLMKDVVDNAQLIAAHSQQLAASNEEISATMEEVASITSEVSATAAKEFENATITASEAESVGQLAQQGNAITQQTVEKINSIANLSQQAARAVNNLGKFSAEIGNITNVINDIAEQTNLLALNAAIEAARAGETGRGFAVVAEEVRKLAEQSASATEDINQLIKQVQLAVEDTSLAMQSSEEEVKEGVQLVSEAGKSLEQINLSVHKMVESINEIVMGSKQSSEGMEQVASSTEQVTASVQQMTSASQELAEIAGKLQVGINKFKMD
- a CDS encoding NAD(P)/FAD-dependent oxidoreductase, whose amino-acid sequence is MRVAIIGAGVAGLACALEFEKLGIRPDIYEQRYQVGDLSPYSAALPNIGIVPVNNQLRYLNEKYNIKINPLGSIKKIAFHSPNNTHVRSCNLGSLGHLIKMGQDSDSLHQQLARKLKTPIKFKQHVDYFKIKEQYQWVVLADGSVSVPILMNIWQPTFAGWLRGGFLVGRFDAKRVDIWVDREFAREGFAYLTPFNEKSASIILTVNGLSRQEIHDYWNTFINKLPYKLTATGYFEMEFQTGYVQQHQVKNTLLVGNAGGFMAPFWGQGIFASIISGIEAARCIVQGESYDKKIKWLVDNNKKITHLKKKLDRLDNKGLDLLVKMMNIPGLRNLASAGNYSGIRIMTSLITSILGEDDKGT
- the ltaE gene encoding low-specificity L-threonine aldolase, producing MIDLRSDTVTQPTIEMREAMANAEVGDDVFGEDSTINKLEEQVAHLVGKESALFLPTGTMANQVAILTHTQRGDEVILDAESHIVYYEVGAPAMLAGVQLLPVQGLLGRDAVQKLRQAYRPPDIHLPTSRLLCLENTFNRGGGTVMTPEEMKLVFEQAKEFGLSVHLDGARIFNAAVAARCDVKEFTQYCDSVMFSLSKGLCAPVGSMLAGNTDFIARARKYRKALGGGMRQAGILAAAGLVALKMTERLAEDHANAMALAEGLAEIKGLRVELHRVQTNIVLADITAIDTDAQSFVEEMHKRGVKCVAFGPHLVRFVTHKDVSRSDINQAIKVANIVIGSF
- a CDS encoding NAD(P)/FAD-dependent oxidoreductase yields the protein MKVAIIGAGISGLSCAHELERHGITPDIFEERSQPGELFPHVSAMMELFIRPKGDPIAYLNKDFHIKLKPKQKLMKVHMKFSGVQRNITGSLGYFFTRGQLEDSVENQLCGMIKAKINYNVKVNFEELKDVYDYVVVCTGSAQEAKTLGLWDSVFYSILRGAVILGEFDPQQLLMWFNKKYNDTGYAYLTPFGEDMASIVLIVRNIGPEEIDDYWHLFWQNEKFKYKVIESFTLEHEAGFVNPYQVGNVLLAGNAGGLLEPFLGFGQIFAIRSGVYAAQAIAKQDDYDKLLSPILGDLNRSVTLREHLNIASNRIMNYTIWGLTLPGIKNLVYNSNIDVLKYGVGPLLKALDKITGEKISRQ
- a CDS encoding sensor domain-containing diguanylate cyclase; the protein is MNYEQFANGIPIPVFMVGKNGDFLFVNNSMIEMYGYNLKEFTTGAVDLLFSNKGEAEKFYDLIKVSLKTGQSGQYFGQNQKKNGETVDVDISWSVVTLETQKYVVGCVLNADLQKGAQPDAQNRLRESLMEIEERKEIEEELRNIHIRLRKATARLQGLSSIDHVTGLYNRVYLLSLLDEETKRVVEIKGKISLILIAIDYYEQYVEKFGIAITDQLTQYVAQTIQENLSSRDLAGRYTDGSFMVVLPDRDLAAAENFVKEVQNSVQNIKSTTDNQSIHITVSAGLTGNNFRVNKLKPDFAQRWMLQLVQSALNKAQKSGRNEMVVELA
- a CDS encoding DUF4430 domain-containing protein; the encoded protein is MGFLKRLGIVAVLVAVAALAFYGYNSLLPKTSGEETFIEVVVSRGTGDEKEILYQQKIPVTKGQTVLSAMKDNFELELDYNESFVVGINGILASEDDQTAWFYSVNDKMPHVGAASYKLEGGERVEFNLRPWDDETNS
- a CDS encoding CBO0543 family protein, giving the protein MRAINFQWNNETYILVTSLILSTVGIVLVLRLHWRRYGLLYLLSAITGLLLCYLFVKLNLYSFPYRLFPTVSSMPFLEIATAFPLLVLLGVRYSPKTWRYKIAFYWPIIHLGMLGETILLNYTDLIHYELKWDFWHSYTWWWIYLLVFEWIGGLIIPQHLRKPISTESFRYGMLLWAIKHFILIGTIFLGGYYLAKTI